Proteins encoded in a region of the Methanobrevibacter millerae genome:
- a CDS encoding PD-(D/E)XK nuclease family protein produces the protein MRLSKSKINTYLKCPREFKYRYIDEIETPPNEYMALGSDVHLIAENYAKIYGDNPQENPRYFLDLIARNLKLDPEEYNLHLNSLSSFFKRAFIENDYTLFSQEEYLSDDTHNFTGITDIVLENPDGDLIVIDYKTGSSSSFSKCRLELGYYKMLVESNYDKNVIAAGIFFTKDNKLRLLYFEDEENKRKYICNRELEEGLNTLYEVRKNINDKKFPRNEQFLCRYCTYSDICYKDKD, from the coding sequence ATGAGACTGTCCAAATCAAAAATCAACACATATCTTAAATGTCCTCGTGAATTCAAATATAGATATATTGATGAAATTGAAACACCACCTAACGAGTACATGGCTCTTGGAAGCGATGTTCATCTAATAGCTGAAAACTATGCAAAAATCTATGGTGATAATCCACAGGAAAATCCGAGATACTTTCTCGATTTGATAGCACGTAATCTAAAATTAGATCCTGAAGAATATAATCTACATTTAAATAGTTTATCTTCATTTTTTAAAAGAGCATTTATAGAAAATGATTACACACTTTTCAGCCAAGAGGAATATCTTAGCGATGATACTCACAACTTTACAGGCATAACAGATATTGTTTTGGAAAATCCTGATGGTGATTTGATTGTTATCGATTATAAAACAGGATCATCATCTTCTTTTAGCAAATGCAGATTGGAACTAGGGTATTACAAAATGCTTGTTGAAAGCAATTATGATAAAAATGTTATAGCTGCAGGAATATTTTTTACTAAAGACAACAAGTTAAGATTATTATATTTTGAAGATGAAGAAAATAAAAGAAAATATATCTGTAATAGGGAACTTGAAGAAGGTCTTAATACATTATATGAAGTTAGAAAAAACATTAATGACAAAAAATTTCCAAGAAATGAACAGTTTCTATGCAGATACTGCACTTATTCAGATATCTGTTACAAAGACAAAGATTAA